The following is a genomic window from Rhinatrema bivittatum chromosome 12, aRhiBiv1.1, whole genome shotgun sequence.
tcccacccgctTCTACTCTAAAGTCGGAGAGTCCGCTGTTTTTTTCTATTGCTGTTCTAGTTGGTTTGGGGATGAAGATTCTGGTTTTCTGTCCGTCCCTGGTTTTCGGGTCAGGTTCCTTGCTGGGTTTAGTGATCCGAGGGTTCCCCGGTTGAacttcatgtatatagttagtttttCAGCTGGGGggttattctgctttgacattacataatactgacaggctgtgggtggcaccctggtatatatgacagagcctgacaagttttgctctgtctccatctgctggtgcacAGGCAtgacccaggagtctggactgatccttggtactacaggaacgaaaattaacagaggtaagacctaattttctttttttgtagtcTAGCAGATATGGAATATTTAGTAGCTCTTTGAAATATAGCATTCCGTATCTGAGGAGATAAGGATACCCCCAGGTCCTTTTCCCACTGTAAGAAgtgaggggtgggtgggttaacAACCAAAGTTAACATGGAATAAAGTTTAGATACCCCTTTGGTGAGCGTGTCTGCCCTAATGCACAGGTTCTCAAAGAGGGAACGAGTCCCCCGTAACTTCTGTAATGTACTGATGTTTTTGATAAAATGCCTAAGCTGAGCATATGCTAAAAAAGTGCTCGGTGATAATTTATATCTGTCTGCCAGCTGAGTCATGGTCAGAATCTCGCCTCCCTGCAACATATGGTCAATGGAGAGGATACCCGCTGTTCGCCATGCTTGAAAGGCCGCTGACTTTATTATGGAATAGATAAGTTTGATAAAAGAAGGAGTATGACCCCACCAACCTTCCCCTACATCTTTCCAAGACTTTTAACGTGGTTTTTAAAGACTAAGGTAGACAATGAATATACATCCAAGTAGAGCTTGGTTGCCGGGTAGAGCTCCGACGGGCATTGACCCAATCATGAGTTGTGCGGCAGCAACCCATTGCTTAGGATTTTGCACTTGTGCCAAGTCAATTATGGCTTTCAGCTGAACAGCTGCATAATAGGCTTGTAGATCTGGTACCCCAGGCCACCTTGTCTCTTATGTtgaaataatggggcagatttttaaaaagtacgcgcgaccggcgcgaacaaaagtacaccggattttaaaagatacgcacggagcggcctcagagggaacttttttttttgtcccccctacctttcctcccttcccctatctaaaccactcccacccctaactaaatccccctcccctaccttatttggttgagttacgcctgcctctggtaggcgtaacttgcgcgcgtcgccgattccctgccccggcacaggccgctgtgccggagcactctaCCCCGTCCCCGGACCACCGTCAtgcctcctgccccgcccctggactgccgtcACGCCCCCGGGCATGCCCCTGAACACCGTgctgcccccaacatgccccctgacatgccccccaagcaaagccccgggacttacgcgcgtccaggggctatgcgtgcaccggcagcctatgcaaaataggcgcgctggcgcacaAGTGCCCTGCATGAGTAattccagcaggatttacgcgcgcaggcttttaaaatttaccccaatatGCATCGTTCTACTCTGGGTGGCCAACGACGCCAGATAaagtcaaatatttttttttgtgttctgcGCAGAAATGCGGGCGGCAAGAGcttccaggctgcaaatgtgctccccccaccccgccctacctctaagtacccgagctcagagacgccgccttctttgtctcattggctcatgcccaggtttgaactggcccctaatcccattgtccgcccctctccgcacctaggctgtgcccccctcccccctccctcttgcctgccgcacgtctgcccagttatacggccCATGCCTCAAGAGGCGGGCCTCCTTAACTCTGGCACGCCGTAGCTCACGGACgaccgcccctcccacccttgaccacgcgacaacagagtaggtaagccaagataacttttattaagtggaagaaacggccacagccagCATTTTTCATTATAAccttattactttatattgcagcagcttaatcaattggcattagctaaatgccacgccctcaccggtaccttgcttgttcttcccaccccaatgcttttttggagacggcagccctccatccttccgctccgtgaaggtggtataccattggcaccccgctccgtgaatgccaatcccgccttccgctccgtgaaggggaacacccgccactggcatcccgctccgtgaacgcctccgtggctactgccgctccgtgcagtattctgccgcctcctcccacccctggccttgcgggccgcgattattgcttatgccaggccttcattgggccacccccagaccggccattatctcggtctccgccatgctggccttgcgggccgcggttattgcttatgccaggccttcattgggccacccccagaccggccattatctcggtctccgccatgcttagttatatccatgcccccgctttccccctatgcaaagtccttggtgctgtgctcctccccttccccctcccccaacaccaaaaacttcccctCTATGCAGCGATACATCCCCTTATGGTCCGGTGAGGGCACCCGCTGTTCCTTTTGTTATGGCTGTGACAACTTATCCCCCCAATCCCAGTATCCCCTTGCGctgtggggtggtgggagggttgctctcgcttccaggctgcaaatgtgctccccccaccccgccctacctctaagtacccgagctcagagacgccgccttctttgtctcattggctcatgcccaggtttgaactggcccctaatctcattgtccgcccctctccgcacctaggctgtgcccccctcccccctccctcttgcctgccgcacgtctgcccagttatacggccCATGCCTCAAGAGGCGGGCCTCCTTAACTCTGGCACGCCGTAGCTCACGGACgaccgcccctcccacccttgaccacgcgacaacagagtaggtaagccaagataacttttattaagtggaagaaacggccacagccagCATTTTTCATTATAAccttattactttatattgcagcagcttaatcaattggcattagctaaatgccacgccctcaccggtaccttgcttgttcttcccaccccaatgcttttttggagacggcagccctccatccttccgctccgtgaaggtggtataccattggcaccccgctccgtgaatgccaatcccgccttccgctccgtgaaggggaacacccgccactggcatcccgctccgtgaacgcctccgtggctactgccgctccgtgcagtattctgccgcctcctcccacccctggccttgcgggccgcgattattgcttatgccaggccttcattgggccacccccagaccggccattatctcggtctccgccatgctggccttgcgggccgcggttattgcttatgccaggccttcattgggccacccccagaccggccattatctcggtctccgccatgcttagttatatccatgcccccgctttccccctatgcaaagtccttggtgctgtgctcctccccttccccctcccccaacaccaaaaacttcccctCTATGCAGCGATACATCCCCTTATGGTCCGGTGAGGGCACCCGCCAAAGTAGGAAACAGTAAAACCTTACTTGTTTTCTACCCCCACTAATTAATTAAAGCTGCTGTGGCCGTTTGCAGTGCAGGATGAAGATATCTACCCCAACGTCTGATAAGTGAACCCCATCCGGCCTATAATGCCTGAACATGAGAGCGAAATATCATCATGCTTGATGACATATCCCCCTATAGCTCTCAACCACGTCCCCACTTCTTCATTCAATTTGCGCCTGCTTTTGCGATGGATTTATGCGACCTCGCGTCCCTCCATACCAATCGGGGGATAATGTGGGACCATACCAATACCACGGCTGGCCATATAGCCTTAATTGCAGTCAAGTCCTTCTTGATCGTGATTATTAAGTCAATGTTTTTGACTGCGACCAAATCGTTACCGCCCAATTGACAGATGATATCAGGCTGTGGTAGTTGCCTGGCGTATTGGAGGATGCAAGGCATTAGTTGGACCCCTCATCCCTCGTTTGCCGAGCCAGAATAAGCTGGCCTTGCTACGAGGAATGCCCATCTGCTCGCTGGAGGTCTTTCTCTTGGTTCTAATGTGCGCCCAATAAATGTACGAGTGCCCCATATCACTTTCGCGCTCCCCGCTGGCGAGTCTATGATGGACAAAATAAAACGGTTATGTGCAACAGGACGGTAAATATATGCTTTTTATGTTTCTCAGTGAGACTGTTCATTGGGGTGTCTGGTTATTGGGTCGTATGTATGTTTTGAATTTACCGGATTTCCACCGCCCTAGCGCCTTAATTTGATCTTCGCTTAAACCGCTGCTGGCGAAGGATGCTGCGCCTATtcggaatgaatgtgtgtgataaGCTCCCGCGTCTTCCCCTATCTTTTCCAAGCCTTTGCGTAGCATACTGATAAACTGGTAACGCGATAGCGCGTTGCCATCTTTGTGTTTTAGAAAGGGCCCTCCCCCCAGCGGGCGtactttgaggtattctgttgtagcCCTTACGGGGCATATCACCCCCGTATGAGCAGGGTATAATGTAATCCAGCGACCTACTGCCCGTTGATCAGTTtttgctcgcctgagaaagatctGTACTGTCTCATTAAACAGCCTTATGTTTTCTATCAGGAGACCCCCATCCGATGCCCTGGTGGTCACCTTTGCCCTCGGGATAAGCTCGCTGTTTCTAAATGCACCAAAGAACATTAGTGAAAAAGCCACGGTCCATAGCTTTACCTCATAATTGTCCCAAACTAGGCTGGGGAGCTCCTTTACCAGTGCTTGTAGCAGCATTGGTGTGATAGGCTTTCTGGCGTCCCTTCTAACTGGTTCTTGTCTCCGCCAACCCTCTAATATCTTTTTTATGAGAAAGGAGTTGCTAATTGAGCCTATCCCCCATAGTTTGGAGACGAAAACAATAGCAGCTACATGTTGCCCTGCCTGTGCTCTTCATACTCCCGAGTTCTTGAGGTAGAGCAAGAACTCTGttacatttctctctgtcattacatttctctctgtcattgtccCTTGAACTTGCGTGTTATTTGATTGGCAAAATTTTTGGAACAGGCTCCCGCCGCGTGCATATGCTCTCCCCGTACTCTGCCAGAGCCGATCTCAATATGGAGGCGATTCCGGGCACCCTAATTCCCAAATCCGCGGAGGGACGTGATAAGGGTGATGCTCTGCTTCCGGGGCCAGGAATCTGAAACGAGACCACTGACAACGAGACAATGCATCAGCGATGCCGTTAGCTTCCCCCGGAACGTACTTAGCCTTAAAGACCAGGTTAATGCGCAGGCAGAGCAGTACTAAATCCCGCAATAGCCTAATGACCCTAGGGGAGTGAGCGGTGAGAGAATTTTTTGCCTGTACAACCGCCATGTCGTCTGACCAAAAAACCACTCTTCTGTTGTGGGAACATGCTTTCCACATGTGTATTGTTGCAACAATGGGGAACAATTCGAGAAAAGTGATGTCTCTGAGTAAACCCATGGCTTCCCACTGTACTGGCCATCGTTCCGCGCACCATTTCCCAGCCAGATAGGCCCCAAATCCAGCGCTCCCCGCTGCGTCGGTGTAGAGCTGCAGCTCCCTATTGGTCATGATCGGGTCCCTCCAAACTGTCCGCCCATTATATTCCCCTAGGAATGTCTTCCATACTATGAGGTCCTCCCTGAGCTCCTTGGTGATTCTAATGAAATGATGGCTCCTGCGAATACCTGCTGTGGCTTGGGACAATCTTCTCATGAAGGGGCGACCCATGGGCATGATCTTGCAAGCGAAATTGAGGTGACCGAGAAATGACAATTTTTGTGACGGTCCTTCTGATTTGTGCTTAGCTAGCGGAATGCCTAATTCGTCAGTTTTCCGGGTGAATGCTTCGAGGGCTTGCGCACAGGCCTGTGTGTCCCTATGGCCGgtaaacagaaaatcatccaaatagtgtATGATTTTCCCTTTCCCGATGTCCTGCTCTACAGcccattgcacaaatgtgctaaaCCTCTCAAAGTAGGCGCAAGATATAGAGCAGCCCATCGGGAGGCATTTATCGAAGTAATATTTACCTTGGAATTGAAACCCCAACAGATGGAAGCAGCTTGGATGTATTGGAAGCAAGCGGAAGGCTGATTCAATGTCGGCTTTTGCCAACCATGCCCCTTGCCCCCAATGCCTCACCATGTCTAATGCCCGGTCAAATGAGGCGTAGGCGACCGAGCATGCTTCGGGGTCCAAGTAATCATTCACTGACCCACCCTCTGGGAAGGATAAATGGTGAATCATTCGGAATTCCCCTGGCTCTTTTTTGTGAACCACCCCCAGAGGGGAAATCCTAAAATGAGGTAGAGGTTTGTCCTTGAATGGGCCTTCCAACCTACCCATGTCGCTTTCTTTTTTGATCTTTAGTGCAATGACCTCTTCATTATTCCTCGCAGATAAGAGATTCTTAGCCTCTGTGGCGGTTTCTGGCCCCATGAAAGGTATATGAAAACCTTGGGAAAACCCTTTGTATAGCCATCTGGCCTCCTTGGGCTGATAACCCTTTAAACAGACCTGCAAGCTATGTATCTTAATGGGGGTAGGTGCTCTAATGAATTTATTGTTGCTCTGTGTGGGGGATGGTTCCTCCCCTTGAGCATTTTGTTTGAGGGTGGCCTGCACCGCATCCCATGCAGGCGTGTCTGAATTTGCAGGCAGCAGCGAATCTGCAAAAACCAGAGTTGAACAGCCTACAGATGGGAGTCCCCCCACCCCTAAATCTAGTGGCTTGCCCCCACCTTTGCCCTTGACGAAAGGGCTGACCTTGCCGAAATGGAAATCTTCCCGTAAAAGTATGTTGGCGAGGAGTTAACCATGTACTCGGCTGGTATGCATTGCCAGCGAAGCCAGGGACAACCTCCTGCACCCTACTCCAACCAAGCCGTACCGCCATACGTGCGATAAGCACCACAAATGACGTCCTGGTAAGCAATTAaggagcaacatttttcaggaaatttttGACCTATGATGGATGACAGAAATCTGAATCCTGCTGACCAATTAGCTAGCGTCTTAGCGATGCAGGGTTTCTCCCTAGCTGAGAGTTTGCACGCTTCGTGGTATTTGGGATCGgaaccctccccttctttcctgagcagctcgaatatatctacatattcgctgcgccatattttctcttttaacgcCTCTGACACATGCGCGGTTAGTGAGCCCACTGTACATGTGTATTGTGCAGCGTTATTGCCATTCGTGGCTGAGCTACCAGTGGTATTGTGCCCATTGGTCCCCAGCTGACCCACCGTTGTTCCAACCGCTGTAGCTGTGGTTGGTGTTCCAACAGCTGTAGCTGGGGCTGGGGTTGGTGTCACAAGTAAAATATCCCCCATGGGTCGTCCTGACTGCCCTGTTTCCTGTGTTGGGCTAGTGTTAGCATTACCCTGCCCATGCCAGTTATCGAAAATAGCTTTCATAGCAGCGAAATTGTCAGTAGGAGCGCTTTGTGGCCCCAGCCACA
Proteins encoded in this region:
- the LOC115074392 gene encoding uncharacterized protein LOC115074392 isoform X1, whose product is MGPETATEAKNLLSARNNEEVIALKIKKESDMGRLEGPFKDKPLPHFRISPLGVVHKKEPGEFRMIHHLSFPEGGSVNDYLDPEACSVAYASFDRALDMVRHWGQGAWLAKADIESAFRLLPIHPSCFHLLGFQFQGKYYFDKCLPMGCSISCAYFERFSTFVQWAVEQDIGKGKIIHYLDDFLFTGHRDTQACAQALEAFTRKTDELGIPLAKHKSEGPSQKLSFLGHLNFACKIMPMGRPFMRRLSQATAGIRRSHHFIRITKELREDLIVWKTFLGEYNGRTVWRDPIMTNRELQLYTDAAGSAGFGAYLAGKWCAERWPVQWEAMGLLRDITFLELFPIVATIHMWKACSHNRRVVFWSDDMAVVQAKNSLTAHSPRVIRLLRDLVLLCLRINLVFKAKYVPGEANGIADALSRCQWSRFRFLAPEAEHHPYHVPPRIWELGCPESPPY